Proteins encoded by one window of Arachis hypogaea cultivar Tifrunner chromosome 1, arahy.Tifrunner.gnm2.J5K5, whole genome shotgun sequence:
- the LOC112706228 gene encoding tonoplast dicarboxylate transporter has protein sequence MYSHICSEEMSGEHTPTSTSGSGGMYNNLKAPLLPIEQRTHGHACLKSILSLNNFYVLLGPMLSLLICLFVKLDGAPATSRNMLAVIAWVFAWWVTTAVPLPVTSMCPLFLFPLFGIASADAVAHSYMDDVITLVLGSFILALAVERYNVHRRLALKVTSVFCGEPLNPAMLLFGLCGTSFFVSMWMHNVAAAVMMMPVATGILQRLPGPEEQGEVVNKFSRAVVLTVVYATPIGGMSTLTGTGVNLILVGMWKSLVPGSKPISFNTWFFFGFPVAIVILIFFWCLITFLYVRKSSPQALSSYLDKAHLKRDLQALGPMSFAEKMVLSVFGLLVILWMTRRITDDIPGWGELFNGRVGDGSVSVVAAVLLFIIPNMKQKGEKLMDWNECKKLPWNLILLLGAGFAIADGVQSSGLADVLSRALDFLENTPYLAIVPAVTLISSIITEFIASNDATATLLLPLMYHVARTMHVHPLILMVPGALATEFAFLLPTSTPSNVVGFATGHIDIIDMLKVGLPLKFAGIAVLSILMPTLGATVFRTN, from the exons ATGTACAGCCATATCTGCTCTGAAGAAATGAGCGGAGAACACACCCCCACATCCACTTCCGGCAGTGGTGGCATGTATAATAATCTAAAGGCCCCACTTCTTCCAATCGAACAACGAACACATGGACACGCTTGCCTGAAATCCATTCTGAGTCTCAACAATTTCTACGTGTTACTTGGACCCATGTTGTCTCTGCTTATATGCCTCTTCGTGAAGCTGGATGGTGCTCCCGCCACAAGCAGGAACATGCTTGCAGTGATTGCTTGGGTGTTCGCATGGTGGGTGACCACCGCGGTGCCTCTTCCGGTGACGTCCATGTGCCCCCTCTTCCTCTTCCCGCTCTTTGGGATTGCTTCTGCTGATGCTGTTGCACACTCTTACATGGATGACGTCATTACCCTCGTCTTGGGCAGTTTCATCCTTGCTCTCGCTGTTGAACGCTACAATGTCCACCGAAGATTGGCCTTGAAA GTGACATCGGTGTTCTGTGGAGAGCCACTGAATCCGGCGATGCTGCTATTTGGTCTATGTGGGACGTCATTCTTCGTGAGTATGTGGATGCACAACGTGGCGGCAGCGGTGATGATGATGCCGGTGGCAACGGGGATACTGCAGAGGCTGCCGGGACCTGAGGAACAGGGAGAGGTGGTGAACAAGTTCAGCAGGGCGGTGGTGCTGACGGTGGTGTACGCGACGCCGATAGGAGGGATGAGCACTCTGACGGGGACAGGAGTGAATCTCATTCTGGTTGGGATGTGGAAGAGCCTCGTCCCTGGTTCGAAGCCAATAAGCTTCAACACGTGGTTCTTCTTTGGCTTCCCTGTGGCCATTGTCATCCTCATCTTCTTCTGGTGCCTCATCACTTTCCTCTATGTCCGAAAATCTTCACCTCAGGCTTTGTCTTCTTATCTCGACAAAGCTCACTTGAAGCGTGACCTACAAGCCCTCG GTCCGATGTCTTTTGCTGAGAAGATGGTGTTGTCTGTGTTTGGG TTGCTGGTAATATTATGGATGACAAGAAGAATCACAGATGACATTCCCGGTTGGGGAGAGCTCTTCAATGGTCGTGTTGGTGATGGAAGTGTCAGT GTTGTGGCGGCTGTATTATTGTTCATAATCCCAAACATGAAACAAAAGGGAGAAAAGCTAATGGATTGGAACGAATGCAAGAAGTTACCATGGAACCTGATTTTGCTTCTAGGAGCTGGGTTTGCCATAGCTGATGGAGTCCAATCTAGTGGCCTAGCAGATGTGCTATCTAGAGCCTTAGATTTCTTGGAGAACACGCCATACTTAGCCATTGTTCCTGCAGTTACCCTAATCAGTAGCATTATTACAGAGTTCATAGCCTCCAATGATGCCACTGCCACGCTCCTTCTACCACTTATGTATCACGTGGCCAGAACCATGCATGTGCATCCCCTTATTCTTATGGTCCCTGGCGCACTGGCAACTGAGTTTGCTTTCTTGCTTCCAACATCAACTCCTTCAAATGTAGTTGGATTTGCCACTGGCCACATTGACATCATAGACATGCTCAAAGTTGGTCTACCACTTAAATTTGCTGGGATAGCTGTTCTCTCAATTTTGATGCCAACACTAG GAGCTACGGTTTTTAGAACAAATTAA
- the LOC112764835 gene encoding protein FAR1-RELATED SEQUENCE 5-like has product MENDGKESYKDGDQSEDLSVEYEYSSYESDDMVDVTVDEAEADIINADGFEKLITDLTIEDIWGLVFDTESQVCEFYAKYAKCYGFVSRKDLKTVDTNDNINTRQLVCNKAGERYWKHLKGTIGKRSIGQLLVSTVGRGFGSFVTIERADKTQSDSLRACGVKTCHIMGYMVSQKGGYDKVGFTSKDLHNHISKTRRGKVKDGDAFAALAYLLSKANSDPLFLGKFTLKDGRLDILVWADGASVVDYECFGNVLAFDTTYKKNVYNKLLVIFSGTNHHGQTTIFECALLSDERSETFK; this is encoded by the exons atggagaatgatggcaaAGAGTCGTATAAAGATGGTGATCAATCTGAGGATTTAAGTGTTGAGTATGAGTACAGTTCTTATGAAAGTGATGATATGGTGGATGTAACTGTAGATGAAGCAGAGGCAGATATAATTAATGCTGATGGTTTTGAAAAGTTGATAACTGATTTGACCATCGAAGACATATGGGGACTGGTGTTTGATACAGAATCTCAAGTTTGTGAATTTTACGCCAAATATGCCAAGTGCTATGGATTTGTGTCCCGAAAAGATTTGAAGACAGTGGATACTAATGACAACATTAATACAAGACAGTTGGTTTGCAATAAAGCAGGAGAAAGATATTGGAAGCACCTTAAAGGGACAATCGGCAAAAGGAGCATAGGGCAATTACTCGTGTCAACTGTAGGGAGAGGATTCGGTTCATTCGTCACTATAGAACGG GCCGATAAAACACAATCAGACAGCTTGCGAGCATGTGGTGTTAAAACTTGCCACATAATGGGTTACATGGTTTCCCAAAAAGGTGGATACGATAAAGTGGGTTTTACCAGCAAAGACTTACATAACCACATTAGTAAGACTAGGCGTGGCAAAGTGAAAGACGGTGATGCATTTGCTGCGTTGGCCTATCTGTTGTCCAAGGCAAACAGTGACCCGTTATTTCTAGGAAAGTTCACCTTAAAGGATGGTAGGTTGGATATTTTGGTGTGGGCTGATGGAGCAAGCGTTGTTGATTACGAATGTTTTGGCAATGTACTCGCTTTTGACACCACTTACAAGAAAAATGTCTACAACAAGCTCTTAGTCATATTTTCAGGGACCAACCACCATGGGCAAACAACTATCTTTGAATGCGCCCTGCTCTCAGATGAAAGGTCTGAAACTTTCAAGTAG